In Anoplopoma fimbria isolate UVic2021 breed Golden Eagle Sablefish chromosome 15, Afim_UVic_2022, whole genome shotgun sequence, the genomic window ACAGCAAACTGCTTAATATTTTGGGTTATGGCTGAATGCTCAAGGATCTCTTGTGTTAGCGGTGACTCACACtgtctcaaaacaccttttattgccagAAATACCAATatacacactgctgagtacaagGCCGCCATTATCTGCATACAAGGCCGCTTGTATGCAGATAATAAGTGTGTTTGGAATCACCTTTCGTAGGTGTCTAGACAGGGGTTGGCTCTGTCCTGGTGGTTTTGCTGTATTGTGAACTACAAAGGTGCCCTGAATAGAGCGCACCTTTGTAGTTTAAAGATGAATTCAGTCACAATTCATAAAATGTCTGAAGTGCAACCAAAGAGTAGGCTGCACACAATGTATGCGTCTCTTCATTGGTGCCCTGACCCACCAACCTGCAAATCCTGTGTCTGggttcttcttccttttcttcctctcaaacCGCTCTGCGTCTTCAGCAGTGATTTCAAGCAGTTTCACTCTGTGATAGTCCTCCCCTTTTTCAGCACattcctggaaaaaaaatgaattgacatTTAATGAGTGAACTGCCCCTATGCTGAGTATGTGGCAATATTCAAGAAGATGTAGGAGGAAGAAGTGACCAAAAAACTCTGATGTGCATCTCCAGAGCATCATTTCTAGGGCGTAATTAAATCAGGCATCATGTGCAGATTGAGAAAATCAGGCATTACAGTGGAAATCAAACCAGTAGTGGTCCTCTAGCCatgtattaaataaaaggtAAGGTGTGATCTAAATATCTTGCAATGTGATTTAGGTGCTGCCACAGCACTTTGCCTCAGTCAGTGCTGTTTTACCTAATCAAACCATTTTCATCCGAAAGCGCCCTttctttttgagaaaataattttacatttacattttacacatatGTGATTAGATTTAGTCTGCCAACTTGTCTGATCTGTGTTTCAAGTCAACATATATATGTTGACACTCTGATCAGGAGCATCTTATCATCATTCTTTATATGCACCGTACTATAGATTCTATAAATACCTCAATACTAAAGGAGGCTTAAATACCTTTTTCTTCTCGTCTTCAGCAAGCTCCCACTCCAGTCTGGCTTTCTTAGCCTCCCAGTTAGTAGGGAGTTTCAGTCTCTTGTCCTCCTCCACAACCTCCTGGTGATTGAGCTTACGTGCTTCAttctaaaacacacaatgacataTTATGATATCCATATACAagatatacatatgtatatacccatatatatgtatgatatacatatatatatatatatatatacatacacacatatatacatatatatacatgacatatatatatatatacacacacatatatacacacacacacatatatatatatatatatatatatatatatatatatatatatatatatatatatatatacacatatatatatatatatatatatacatatatatacacacatacatacatatatatatatatatatacacacacacatatatacatacatacatatatatatatatatatatatatatatatatatatatatatgatatgatatacatatatatcacaggtgtgatatatatgtatatcatcatatatatgtatatatcatatatatatatatatatatgatatacatatatatgtatgtgtatgatatacatatatatatatatgtatgtgtatgatatacatatatatatgtatgtatatatatacatatatatatatatatatatatgatatacatatatcagaaacagacatatatatatatatatgatatacaTATATCAGAAACAGACATCCAGGTGATGTACAGTGTTCCTCCATGTGGTCGGTGTGACGTATCACAGTGTAACTCGCCCGTTTGAAGTGCAGCTCTCTGAACTTCCTCAGTCTCGCCTCTCTCTTCTCGGAGGCTGTAGCTTCAGTCTGAGGCTCCTCCTCTGTGGCTGGAGCAGACTCCTGGaggaacagacagttaaccTTCTCTATGGACAACTTCATAATCACAACACAATGACTCAGAGCAGCCTCTGACAGACACGGTAGTGAAACATGTGAGGGCAGAGATGGACGGCTCACGGAAGCTAGCGTCCATTAGCACCCGCTAGCATCTGTTAGCTTAGCACCACAACACGAGATCGTAAACAAGTGAGGAGCAGAAACACGGTCTCCACCGGTCAAATCAAACATCGCCCTTTAAGTAATGACATTAGTTCTCTAGAATTTGCCCAAAAATATCCAATAAATGGTGTAATTTGTCATTACAATGGAGAAACTACAAACCTCAACACAGGACGCCATTGTTGCACAACACGGAGGATGAGACCGGAAGTGTGACGTCCACACCGGATATTACGCACAACATGAacgttttacattttattattcggtcagaaaatatttaaactttctTATAGAAAGTACATTATTTAAACTGAATCAAAATTGTTTTACCAAAAAGTCCTTTCTACAAccttgtttaatttttttaccccagtaagatttacttttttttcaaattcattctctctctctctttctctatctctctttctctctctctctctgtctctccatcacAGTTCAAAAAGCtgactctttattttttatttcaagtaaTAAACTGCAGGAGCAGACAGAGCTAGTGGATAAAGTATAAGATGACTACATAATTGAAATATTGTTGTTATGTGGTGTGTCTAAAGGAGTCTatcacaaaaatgaaaagtactgGTGTAACTAAGTGTGTAACTAAGTAAGCATGCCCATGGTCTCCCCAGTCCCAATGGACAATTAAGAAATTCTGTCATGTGAAAGAGGTTTTTACATCATTCCTCTGTAAAAGAGCTGGAGGCCTTTCCTTGTTGAACAGagggtattttttcatttcccaCAACTCccatactattattattattattatgtttattatgattattattattattattatcatgattattattattaataacaataacaacaataatcatGATagtaattgcattttttttagccCATTTCTAAACATCAACAAGGGTTGTTGTCTGGAGATATCTGAAAACTGGCACCCTGTATCAGTATAGCGTCATCAGAACCAAGCTATTAGACATGAAATCAATGTATAACCTGTAACATCACCAGAAGAAAGTCTTACTTCAATTATTTGCCATAATGTCATGATCTCTTAATCATGGCGACGCTTCAAAAGGAATTGAAAGGCGACAGGAATCCTACAGGAAATCTTTGTGTATATTTTAAACCGGGCCATCTTGCTTTCCTTTGAAgtttaaattaattgaaaaatacTGCTAGACTAATGGGAACTGGCACGATGCTCACAGACAGTGATTATGAATATGACTGGAGGTTATACACTGAGAGGCATGAAAGGTCAAGCATAAAGTCATCAGTGATCCACACAGAGAGTCTGTTCAGACTCCCCTAAACTAAATTGTTATGGTTGTTTTTTGCTGTAGAAAAATGGAATCTCATATGTATCAGCGATGCATGTTATTTTTACccacaggaaaacaaaagtATCAATCAGGGCTTTGGACCTCCAAATATGATTCTATGATCGTATCAGACGACAAAAGTAAAGTCTTTCCAGAGACATGTGTGGCATGTTTGACTTGCTAAAATGGATGTGCTCCCTGTTTGATTGCATTATACTAATAGAGCTCTTTTGGAGGATGTAATTAAGTGGAGTTTATAGTCTTAGATTAAAGCATCCTCTAGATCAGAGGCAATGTTAATGGAGTGATGCATTTTCACTGGAGACCAGATGGGAGCACATCACAACAGAACTAAACATCATTGGCTCCAGTAATGGGCAGGGTTCTACTATTGCCatgcaaaagagaaaacatcttCATAAAAACGACTCTCAGATGAAGAGAGAGTAACAGCAAAGTAACAGGAAAAGAGCGAAGGAATTAAACGAGCATTTCCTCTGTATTTAATTCAAAGTTACCATGGCAGTATGCGGTTGCAAAGCGACAGGAATAGAGTTGTGTATATGACTTTTATATTTCCAGACATCAAGACAAAGTGAGCTACAGTGTTAACAGTATGTCTCATGGGtgtgttctttttcttcaaTAGCAGTTAGTCTCTTTGTTGATGTCGCCCACATATTCTTTACAGTTCTCAAGGACTCTCGTAAGTAAACCCAACTGCCCTCTGGGTGCATTTACTCACTAACCTGGAAGCTCCTGCATGTTTTTCTTGGAGAGAGAGGCGGTTGGCACAAACCCATGAAGTAATGATTGTAACTTCACGTTTAATGTTCATGTCATGTATGAACCCAAGTTACAGTGTAGTAGCTTCCATTTAAGTTGATGGGGATTCAAATAATAAACTGTGTTTGGGAACCTGCTTGCGCAACACATACATTAGAATAGACATCAATCAGgcaaagaaatatgaaatatttgcaCAATGCAAGAACATATAAGTTTAGCTACATATtgtgtcacaacaacaacacaaaaggaaaaaggagtCTTTCTGTTCATTCCTGTACCGGCGCTTGTCATTGACCGACAACAGCTGCACATGTTGTCAGCAGAGATTGGTGTGATCTAAATCTGAAATCCAAACGGGCTTCGTGACAGgcgatgtgaggatctaagcaATGCTGTCGTTGCCATTTAAGGGATACTTAAACTTTGTTGCAGTGCGGCATGGATCTCACATGTGTCGGGGCCACCCAAAAATGCTGAACAGTCACTCCCGCGATATTAACTTTTCCACTCAGGCAAATCAGGCCTGAAATAGAGTAACATTATATCTGCAAATAAATTGCACTTTCGGGGCACATTTCTTAATACACAGCAGACCTCATGGCCCTTTTTGACCATTAATTAAACCGGACACGATATTCGTTCAGTTTGCTACATGCTGTGAACGAGATACTAGGTTTTTTGTACTCACAGACGTACATTTAACTGGCGCTGTTATCTCACTCTCAATAAGAGCTCCTCTAGATAGCAcattggaggggggggggctcttgCTGCGCATACAGCTGCTTCACATCTGGAACTTAATATAAACATCATGGCCAATAAAATCATTCCATTTCCTTAATTACTATTCCTGTCATTTCCGCACTAAATGAAAAGTTATTAATTCAGGGCCAACACAAACACGCTTCTCCAACACGAGAAGCTGCTCCTGAAGCGTCGCCACCCTGACTACAGGCCGCTGTCACTTGACTGGAACCACAAGCTCCTGCCTCGCTCTGCcggcgtgtgtttgtgtgaatgtgtaaacgtgagtgtgtgtgtctgtgtgtctgtgtgtctgtgtgtgtggggaacAGAGGCCAAGGCGCTGCAGACATGAATGGAACACAAGATGGCGTCTTGTTTTCCGTCCCGTCCAAATGTTCCTACTGGTGCCAGAATAATCATGACAGGCCCAACCCGTCCCGTCTCATCTCTCTCCGTCCCGCCCTCCCCTCCGCACTCACAGTCTTGTTCGTTTGCTGCTTCTCTGTGTCAAACACATGCCCTGCCACCTTTTTCTCCGCCCCATTAATACCACTCTTCCCCTACATCCATTCTCTAATTagctttttctctctgacaTGCCTCCAAATGCTATCTAGTCCATGTTGGATAGCAGGCTTGTTAATGTAATAATGGAATACTTTCTGCGGCTATACATGGTCTAAGTGAGAAATTGCAGTCTCTCGCAGGGTCATATGTCATCACGCGAATTTCCAGTCCATCATTACCCGTCATCCCTTGTAGTCAAAATGTGTCCCATTGATTTGCTGCTGCCACTGTTTAAGACATATCCAAAGGGCATGGATGAATGGAGGGAACACAGAGCTATTTGGACGGGATGCCTTGTAAAACGCCCGACACCAAAAGCATCTTTGTGTCAACACAAATGCCCATGTATGTGTGTCCTTATAGATCTTGACTCAACAAAGAGCATCTTCCCCTGTAGGCAAAATAATGTTCATATTGCACAGATCATGAAGTATATGATTTGGCACGCTACTAGCTCAACTGATTCCCAACAGAAGCCactcagagaggaagaggattcGGTGAGCGACACGTATACTTACACAGAAGACGCATGTGTGCACTCAAATACCACCAGTTTTGTTGTCAATGCTTTTGCTCCACCACACACAATTAAAGTCCCAATTAAAGGCCATTATGGGTTTTCCACTAGCAGCAACCACAGGGAGAGCAGCTCCACGGCCCCTACATTGCGGGCAAACACATGTCTCCTGTGTTGTCATCCAAAGGAACTCAGACTGATCCACAAACTTTATGATCATAATTACTGATCAAAATTAAAGTGCAACAACAATATAAACTGGGAGGacgcaataaaaaaataaatatgaaaaagtctGAGCGATTCCGGTAAAACGGGCCAAGTGGGACTATCAGAGAGGATGTGTTTGTGAGATGCTCATCCTGAggtatattttaaaagtaaactgATGAGCAGTGACTGAAGACCCTTTCTCCTACAGACCTTTAAACTCTCATTTACCACAAGAGGGAGGCATTTCCCTGATATTTCACAGGAAATGACAGTCCCATTGAATCAGACTgtgtatattaaataaaaaggccACATTTTCAATTGTATTCTTACTTATGCAATTGTGTTTCTGTATCCCACAGCCACAGTCACCAATAGATTTGAGTTCTCACTACAGATGAAAGCACTGGGCTCCATATCTGCTGCGAAGCATCTCCTCACCACCATGCCCACACACAAGTTCAACCCGAGTGTCTTCCCCTGAGCGTGGCCCAAAAGCATCATGGGTTTCCGCTTCTGAGTTCCCATCCTCTTACCCAGTGACCTTAATGAAAGAGTGAAGTTCTCACTTGGCCAAACAATACGCTGTTGTAGAGGGTGGCCAACAGCTTCCGGCCATGCAGCTGTGTAAGCCAACAGTCTTCCTTATCTGTCCCCGACCTGACACGCAAAATCAGTAGCCAGATCAAATAACCTCATACAGAGACACGTGTCAAAATGCATGAGGGCCTGcgcacacacacgaacacacacaaagtgaatcACATTCCCACCCAATTTTGGGCTCTGAGAACTAACAATCTGCTTAGTGAAAAAACTGCAGTGGCTCCTTTTATCTCCAGTTCAAAGCAATGGATCTAATTCCAAAtctgatgatgaaaaaaagcagtgccaaatatctaaaacaaatgtcaacaacaacaacaccactgAACTGCTGAGTGATAAATGAGCTCTTTCTTCGTGGTCAGGATGGTTTAGTCTCTGAACTATTTGGGGCTTAAAGGGGGCTTTTATATTCGTTGAAGAactaattttattttttgaagcGGAAAATTGCAATTTAGTCGTTTTAAAAGGTGGAGAGTATTTTCCCCTGGGAACGATGATAAAGATGGATTTGTAATGgaacaaaatgtaatgattatATCATGTCATGGCATTTGTAGTTTACTTCCTTTTTGTGAACAAATTTGGCAACCAGGACCAAATCTAAAATTGAGGTTCAAAGTTAGAAACAGCAGTTGAG contains:
- the syf2 gene encoding pre-mRNA-splicing factor syf2, translating into MASCVEESAPATEEEPQTEATASEKREARLRKFRELHFKRNEARKLNHQEVVEEDKRLKLPTNWEAKKARLEWELAEDEKKKECAEKGEDYHRVKLLEITAEDAERFERKKRKKNPDTGFAGYAEAQFRQYQRLTRQIRPDMEGYEKQREDCGEDFHPTSNSLIHGTHVPTKEGIDRMVEDVEKQIEKRAKYSRRRAYNDDADIDYINERNAKFNKKAERFYGKYTAEIKQNLERGTAV